The Theobroma cacao cultivar B97-61/B2 chromosome 1, Criollo_cocoa_genome_V2, whole genome shotgun sequence genome contains the following window.
GTACTCTCCTCTCTTTCTCAAACAGGACCATCTCGTAAACCCTCTTGATTCTGACGATGAAGATGTTATAGACCAATTGTCTTTGACTGTGTTAGCTTCTTGCTTCAGTGTAGTTTCaactctctttttcctctttaatTTGTAGACGACAAAGAAAACCATGATGACAAACCCGATTCCTGCTATATCTCCGACTATAATTCCTACTATTGTTCCTGGTTTGAGCTTGCTTTGTCCTGATTTTTTAGCTCCAGGAGATGGTTCAGGCGTGTCAGGGTCTATCGTCTTGGGGATGGCAGCGATTGCTGGAGGAGAAGTTGATGGAGAGACGTTAGAAGGAGATGATGGTGAAGAAGGAATTGGACAATCACGCCTGGTTACTTCACCGCACAGATCAGGATTTCCGAAAAAAGATTTGGATTCTTGATTCTTAAAAACAATAGAATCCGGGATTTCTCCTGTAAGATTATTGAAGGAAAGATCAACAGTAGCGTTACCAGGAATTTTCTCCGCGAATTGTGGTGGAATTACCCCGGAAAGCCTGTTGTAAGAAACGTTCAAGTACCTAAGATTGTTGCCTCCAAAGTTTGGAGGCAAAGACCCATCGATAAGATTGGAAGACAGATCTAAAACTTGAACACTTTGGAACCCAGTTGGGAGATTGCCAGAAAAGTAATTATTCTTCAAAGAAACAACGGTTAGATTTTGGATGGTAGTGAGAGTGGCAGGTAAAGTTCCCGCCAATGCATTGTCAGAAAGGTTAAGGAATTGGAGGTTTTGTAACTGTCCCACCGTTTCTGGTATCCCACCAGAGATCAAGTTGTTTGACAAATCAAGAAACCGAAGCTGGGTTGCgttgaaaatggaaaaaggaagagacCCGTTAAAAGAATTGTTGGATAGATCGAGATTTTCAAGGTGTTGAATCATGCCCAGACCGGATGGAATTGAACCAAGAAGCTGACAGTTTGGAAGAGACAAGCTTGTAACACGAGAGTAGTTATTGTTGGAGTTACTTGGTGCACCACAGGTTACCCCATTCCAAGAACAAGGCGTCTGGTCACGGTAGTTCCAGCTCTGTAGCACGTTTAGAGGATCACTCAGAATAGATTGCTTGaaagaaagcaagagaatCCCATCAGTGTTTAGCCCCAAACATTGAATCACAAGAAACTCAAGAATAACAAGAATTCTCCACCATAAATGGAGTTTAACACTAGAGGAGGAACTCATGATTTGTCAAACTGATCCCACATTTCTCCTATGGAGATAGAcacaaagagaaagagagagagagagaggagggaggagagaagagagagagagatgactAAGAGAAGTAACTGAGAGTTATCATTTATGTTAATGAAGGTGCAGAGGCCATGTGATGCAAGTTggttaaaaagaataattattaaattacaaGAGAAGAGAGCTACGATATACACAGCTCAACAAAACAAGCTAGTCATCACCAAAATGTTCTGGTGCGCAGCTCTCTGCAGAGATATAATTTAAGGTTTGCCAGAAATGGTTAATTGCTATCACCGTtggttttataaatttattctcttcttcctttctctctctctctctctctctcgcttGTGAtcacatttattaattaattttttaattaaaaaaaaaatcacctACGGGATCAGTCTAGAATAGCATCTTTGCTACAGGACACCTATGTGATGCTGAAAGTTGCAGTGGCTCTCTCTTAGATTGACTTTAATGGAACTTGCtgtttttttaatgtttttcagTACTGGAAATACTAGATGCTGTAAACCTATTGGTAAAATAGATATGATTCGGCTTTGGTAATTTGCCGGTTGGAAGATTGGCATGAGCTTTACttctttcttgtcaatggtTATCAGATGGGTAGCAGCATTATCTTAATACGGGAATCAGCAAATCGACAAATTTTTTTGGATGGCTGAAATtacaatttcataataaaCCTAATTGCTACAGGTCAAGTTAGTCCTGTTTGTTTTTTCCCAATCATCATAGACATATTGCTCCAAACTTTCACTGAAAGGGGAATactattcttttcttctttttggtgCAAGGACAAGTGAATAAGTATATATTCTCAATACAGGTCATATTTACATTATTTTTCTGGTTTTGTCAATTTTACATGATTGTGTGCAAGATATATCTGTTTCCTCAATCAATCAGGTATAACAACTGTTGTCTTCGAAAGATAAATGTATGCTTGCAAATTGCCCGacgggaaaaaaaaaagggaaaataaaacGGGCCTGGAAAGAAAAGTGGGGGGAAAATAATCAAACTTGCTGCATTGATGACCATAATATCTAGGGCAACATTATTGTGGAGGGGTCCTCAAAAGGGTCCTTAATATCATCTCATCAGAACGTCATTATTGGATTTATGAGAATTTTGGGTCTTCATTCGTTGCTCCCACCGTTTCAAGAATTTGACTAGCTGCTGAGCCATTGGATATTAACAACATCTACTATACTTCCAAGGATGAAAATCTTGTAGAATTTGATTTGACCATGGCCCCCAACAATGAGCTATCGGGGACTTGCCTCACTTAATTACAGGGGCGTACAATGTTTAAATGATCTGTTCCTGCTGTTTCAATGAAGTAGTGATATGTTGGTATCTAAGACAACAAAAAAGGGAAGGGATATGTGATCGAgagcaagaaaacaaggaaaataaaagGTGAAAATGACCACCAAATGAAAATCATGTGTAAGATGTTGGCAAGCTATTTACTTCATAAGCAACCAAAAAACCTGGTGATGGTCTTTTATCTGCAACGGATTATCTAATAATCGTTAATTACTTCAAATGAACAATTTAATCTATGATCCCATGCACGAAATTTTCTAACTAAGCCTAACAGGGCATGTTATGCTGTCTGCTTTTTCAGAACCCAAGCTTTCTCGTCCATAATATGGAATAACATGCGACCAATAAGCAGTTATGATTCCTCCTCCAAATTGTCCTTATTTTTGGCAGTGGACAAGATGATCAGGAGGTCCATAGCTCTCTTTTTCAACCTTCTGCAAGATTCCAGCTTTGGATGTAGATTTACCATTGTCTAATTTGTTGTCACCAAGCCAGATTTGAGTTTGATGGCAATGGACCGGAAGCTTGGATTATGTTCTTCACTGCAGACATTGGCTGCTCCATCCCAGAAATTTTAAGATCTAGACCTGTAATCTTGTGTACACATGGGAATGCATTATGTCATCCATCATCATCTCCTCCTCCCCCCAgccttttttattcttctttttctttttaaatttgtttgtgGCAGCTTTAACCACCAACGTTACAATATAATTAAGCAAATAAGAAAATGAGGTTAATACATGACGGTGTCAATAAATACAAGATTAAAAAGGATTTGTGTAGCCTGCTGCCTTGTTTGGTGTAGTCCTTTCACAGTGCATGCATAAACAAGATTAGGAAAGTCTCTTACTTTCTAGTACCTCTCTATTAATAATGCCAGCTCCTTTTTCTTCCTGTTTTCTTTATAGTCCCTCTTTTCCTCCATTCAAaatgaagaataaaaattaaaagaaggaAAGGGATGGGAAAGATCTAAAGCAttgaactttttcttttatgttaaaaAGCCGGTAATGGCAACAATAGAGAGGTTGTGCAGGTGTGGGAGTTGGCCCCCACGGCATGTTTTTCTTGAGGATGAAAAGAAACTTTTGAAAAGGTCCATATGGATCCACCAGGCCCTTTGGTCAAAGATGTTGATCTTTGACAGCTTGCTAATTAGCATCGACCGCcagttaaaaaagaaaaggaaagcaaCAGGATACCATTTTGCAGTAATTGGCATCATGTCTTCTACAGTTCCACTTTccatctttttcatttatggATGAAATTCCCAGCAAAATactgaaaatagaatattgtCAAGAAAAAACACACAAAGGAAAAGTGGAAAACTCCATGTGTGACTTTAAGGGTTAAACATTTTGCAGTCAACAGACTAGGTTGCTGGAGTTGCTTCAGTTGAGCAgcttttacctttttattcTCTTCACCCCCTCTCAAACCCCAAATGGGCGGATCGTGTTTCTCCTTTTCTTCATTGACACGAAACCGAATTGAAGCCATCAATTTCTAGACGTGTTATTCAGCAGGTACACAGCACCCAATCCTTAAataagttaatatatataaacatgatAGTAGGAGGTTTTGGGCTTAAACTACC
Protein-coding sequences here:
- the LOC18611198 gene encoding probable LRR receptor-like serine/threonine-protein kinase At4g37250, whose translation is MSSSSSVKLHLWWRILVILEFLVIQCLGLNTDGILLLSFKQSILSDPLNVLQSWNYRDQTPCSWNGVTCGAPSNSNNNYSRVTSLSLPNCQLLGSIPSGLGMIQHLENLDLSNNSFNGSLPFSIFNATQLRFLDLSNNLISGGIPETVGQLQNLQFLNLSDNALAGTLPATLTTIQNLTVVSLKNNYFSGNLPTGFQSVQVLDLSSNLIDGSLPPNFGGNNLRYLNVSYNRLSGVIPPQFAEKIPGNATVDLSFNNLTGEIPDSIVFKNQESKSFFGNPDLCGEVTRRDCPIPSSPSSPSNVSPSTSPPAIAAIPKTIDPDTPEPSPGAKKSGQSKLKPGTIVGIIVGDIAGIGFVIMVFFVVYKLKRKKRVETTLKQEANTVKDNWSITSSSSESRGFTRWSCLRKRGEYEEESDNTSDTEEDQSRNKIHDNQRQQEKEHTKKGTLVTVDGEKQLELETLLKASAYILGATGSSIMYKAVLEDGTSLAVRRIGENSVDRFRDFETQVRVIAKLVHPNLVRIRGFYWGVDEKLIIYDFVPNGSLANARYRKVGSSPCHLPWEARLKIAKGMARGLAYLHDKKHVHANLKPSNILLGSDMEPKIGDFGLERLVTGDTSYKAGVSARNFGSKRSTASRDSFQDLAGPSPSPSPSSLGVSPYHAPESLRSLKPNPKWDVYAFGVILLELLTGKVIVVDELGLGNGLVVEDKGKALRMADAAIRADLEGKEDALLACFKLGYSCASPIPQKRPPMKEALQILEKVPSSTSSSSYYYGHS